Proteins encoded within one genomic window of Microtus ochrogaster isolate Prairie Vole_2 linkage group LG4, MicOch1.0, whole genome shotgun sequence:
- the Ackr3 gene encoding atypical chemokine receptor 3, translated as MDVHLFDYAEPGNYSDINWPCNSSDCIVVDTVQCPTMPNKSVLLYTLSFIYIFIFVIGMIANSVVVWVNIQAKTTGYDTHCYILNLAIADLWVVITIPVWVVSLVQHNQWPMGELTCKVTHLIFSINLFGSIFFLACMSVDRYLSITYFTSTSSYKKKMARRVVCVLVWLLAFFVSLPDTYYLKTVTSASNNETYCRSFYPEHSIKEWLIGMELVSVILGFAVPFTIIAIFYFLLARAMSASGDQEKHSSRKIIFSYVVVFLVCWLPYHAVVLLDIFSILHYIPFTCQLENVLFTALHVTQCLSLVHCCINPVLYSFINRNYRYELMKAFIFKYSAKTGLTKLIDASRVSETEYSALEQNTK; from the coding sequence ATGGATGTGCATCTGTTTGACTACGCGGAGCCTGGGAACTACTCCGACATCAACTGGCCCTGCAACAGCAGTGACTGCATTGTGGTAGACACGGTGCAGTGCCCCACCATGCCCAACAAGAGCGTGCTGCTGTACACCCTCTCCTTTATCTACATTTTCATCTTCGTGATTGGCATGATTGCCAACTCCGTGGTGGTCTGGGTGAACATCCAGGCCAAGACCACAGGCTATGACACACACTGCTACATCTTGAACTTGGCCATTGCAGACCTGTGGGTCGTCATCACCATCCCTGTCTGGGTGGTTAGTCTCGTGCAACATAACCAGTGGCCCATGGGTGAGCTTACATGCAAGGTCACACACCTCATCTTCTCCATCAACCTTTTCGGGAGCATCTTCTTCCTCGCCTGCATGAGTGTGGACCGCTATCTCTCCATCACCTACTTCACTAGCACCTCTAGCTATAAGAAGAAGATGGCACGCCGTGTTGTCTGCGTCTTGGTGTGGCTCTTGGCCTTCTTTGTGTCCCTGCCTGATACCTACTACCTGAAGACGGTCACATCTGCTTCGAACAATGAGACCTACTGCCGGTCCTTCTACCCCGAGCACAGCATCAAGGAGTGGCTGATAGGCATGGAGCTGGTCTCCGTCATCTTGGGTTTTGCTGTTCCCTTCACCATCATTGCTATcttctacttcctgcttgccAGAGCCATGTCAGCATCAGGTGACCAAGAGAAGCACAGCAGTAGGAAGATCATCTTCTCCTACGTGGTGGTCTTCCTGGTGTGTTGGTTGCCATACCACGCTGTGGTTCTCCTGGACATCTTCTCCATCTTACACTACATCCCGTTCACCTGCCAGCTGGAGAATGTGCTCTTCACGGCACTGCATGTCACACAGTGCCTGTCCCTGGTGCACTGCTGCATCAACCCGGTCCTCTACAGCTTCATCAACCGCAACTACAGGTACGAGTTGATGAAGGCCTTCATCTTTAAGTACTCAGCCAAGACGGGCCTCACCAAGCTCATTGACGCCTCCCGAGTGTCAGAGACCGAGTACTCAGCCCTGGAGCAGAACACCAAGTGA